From the genome of Pelobacter propionicus DSM 2379, one region includes:
- a CDS encoding dihydroorotase produces MNLLIQNGRVIDPSQGLDEELDLLVENGLVREMGRGLTAPAGVEIVDAAGCCVVPGLVDMHVHLREPGLEYKEDIESGSRAAVAGGFTSIACMPNTKPVIDNKALARYVIARGREAGLCNVFPVGCLTAGSKGERLAEMGELKEAGCVAVSDDGRPVVNAELMRRALEYARGMQIPVISHAEDLSLVGEGVMNEGFTSTELGLKGIPRVAEDIAIARDVMLAEYTNSPIHIAHVSTSGAVRIIRNAKLRGVRVTCETAPHYFTLTDDAVRGYNTNAKMNPPLREADDVAAIRAGLSDGTIDVIATDHAPHHLDEKDVEFNVAANGIIGLETSLPLSLALVEQGVLTMSQLVERMSCCPSLILGLERGTLAKGAVADITLIDPTLPWVVEADKLASKSTNTPWMGQEMKGAAVATIVAGRVVYRR; encoded by the coding sequence ATGAACCTTCTGATACAAAACGGCCGGGTGATCGACCCCTCCCAGGGGCTGGACGAAGAGCTGGACCTGCTGGTGGAAAACGGTCTGGTGAGGGAGATGGGCAGGGGGCTCACGGCTCCGGCCGGTGTAGAAATAGTTGATGCGGCAGGATGCTGCGTGGTTCCCGGACTGGTGGACATGCACGTGCATCTGCGCGAGCCGGGGCTGGAGTACAAGGAAGACATCGAGAGCGGCTCCCGGGCGGCCGTGGCCGGTGGTTTCACCTCCATCGCCTGCATGCCCAACACCAAGCCGGTGATCGACAACAAGGCTCTTGCCCGCTACGTCATCGCCAGGGGCAGGGAGGCCGGGTTGTGCAACGTCTTCCCCGTCGGCTGCCTCACCGCCGGATCCAAGGGGGAGCGGCTGGCCGAGATGGGCGAACTCAAGGAGGCCGGCTGCGTGGCCGTGTCCGATGACGGCCGGCCGGTGGTCAACGCAGAGCTGATGCGTCGTGCCCTGGAGTACGCCCGCGGCATGCAGATTCCGGTCATCTCCCATGCCGAGGATCTGTCGCTGGTGGGGGAGGGGGTGATGAACGAGGGCTTCACCTCCACCGAGTTGGGGCTGAAGGGGATTCCCCGGGTAGCCGAGGACATCGCCATTGCCCGCGACGTCATGCTGGCCGAGTACACCAATTCCCCCATCCACATCGCCCACGTCTCCACCAGCGGAGCGGTGCGCATCATCCGCAACGCCAAGCTGCGGGGGGTGAGGGTGACCTGCGAGACCGCGCCGCACTACTTCACCCTGACCGACGACGCGGTGCGCGGCTACAACACCAACGCCAAGATGAACCCGCCGCTCAGGGAGGCCGACGACGTGGCGGCAATCAGGGCCGGACTGAGCGACGGCACCATTGACGTCATCGCTACCGACCACGCCCCGCACCACCTGGACGAGAAGGACGTGGAGTTCAACGTCGCCGCAAACGGCATCATCGGCCTGGAAACGTCGCTTCCTTTGTCGCTGGCGCTGGTGGAGCAGGGGGTGCTGACCATGAGCCAGCTGGTGGAGCGCATGTCCTGTTGCCCCTCCCTGATCCTGGGGCTGGAGCGGGGAACGCTGGCAAAGGGCGCCGTGGCCGACATTACCCTGATCGATCCGACTCTCCCGTGGGTCGTGGAGGCTGACAAGCTGGCCAGCAAATCCACGAATACTCCCTGGATGGGACAGGAGATGAAGGGGGCTGCCGTTGCCACCATCGTGGCCGGCAGGGTGGTGTACAGGCGGTAA
- a CDS encoding aspartate carbamoyltransferase catalytic subunit has translation MANFKHKDIIALQDLTKQEIELLLSTAESMREINNRDIKKVPTLRGKTIVNLFYESSTRTRTSFELAAKRLSADTVNISPSTSSATKGETLADTALNLLAMKPDIIVMRHSVSGSHYFLSKKLPCSIVNAGDGVHEHPSQGLLDMLTMKDRFGRLDGLKVAIVGDISHSRVARSNIQGLTKLGSQVFLAGPPTMMPPGVERLGNVTVCDSLREAIQDADVVMMLRIQQERQGKTLMPNAREYARYFGLNPENLKLAKPDAMVMHPGPINRGVEMASSVVDGDQSWILKQVENGVAVRMSMLYHVCEGELE, from the coding sequence GAGATCAACAATCGCGACATCAAGAAGGTCCCCACCCTGCGGGGCAAGACCATCGTCAACCTGTTCTACGAGTCCTCGACCCGTACGCGTACCTCCTTCGAACTGGCCGCCAAGCGGCTCTCGGCGGATACGGTGAACATCTCTCCCTCCACCAGCTCCGCCACCAAGGGGGAGACCCTGGCAGACACTGCCCTGAACCTGCTGGCCATGAAACCGGACATCATCGTCATGCGCCACTCTGTTTCCGGGTCGCACTACTTCCTCTCCAAAAAACTCCCCTGCTCGATCGTCAATGCTGGGGACGGCGTCCATGAGCACCCCTCCCAGGGGCTCCTTGACATGCTGACCATGAAGGACCGCTTCGGCCGCCTTGACGGGCTGAAGGTGGCCATCGTGGGGGACATCAGCCACAGCCGGGTGGCCCGCTCCAACATCCAGGGGCTGACCAAACTGGGCTCCCAGGTCTTCCTGGCCGGTCCCCCGACCATGATGCCCCCCGGCGTGGAGCGCCTGGGCAACGTCACCGTCTGCGACTCGCTGCGAGAGGCCATCCAGGATGCCGATGTGGTCATGATGCTGCGCATCCAGCAGGAGCGCCAGGGCAAGACCCTCATGCCCAACGCCCGCGAGTATGCGCGCTATTTTGGCCTCAACCCGGAGAACCTCAAGCTGGCCAAGCCGGATGCCATGGTCATGCACCCCGGCCCGATCAACCGCGGGGTGGAGATGGCCAGCAGCGTGGTGGATGGCGACCAGTCCTGGATCCTGAAACAGGTGGAGAACGGCGTGGCCGTCAGGATGTCCATGCTCTACCACGTCTGCGAAGGGGAGCTGGAATAA